In Bradyrhizobium erythrophlei, a single genomic region encodes these proteins:
- a CDS encoding class I SAM-dependent methyltransferase, with protein MRDGNRVLQAHLLLDSVKTLRTGDYAEVGTYRGNYGRIIYSRMADETHFYCVDTFEGFDAADVAIDASKVGASNTIGHFGDTSIDLVRRNICGASTPDRLVLCKGFFPETFSGLEDRRWSFVMLDADLYAPIKAGLELFWPRMVPGGLILVHDYLSEHYKGSRMAVDEFCGPTGIIPAVWPDRVGTAILAKPHIT; from the coding sequence GTGCGCGATGGCAACCGGGTGCTTCAAGCCCATCTTTTACTCGATTCCGTCAAGACGCTGCGTACCGGGGACTATGCCGAAGTCGGCACCTACCGCGGAAACTATGGCCGCATCATCTATTCCCGCATGGCTGATGAGACGCACTTCTATTGCGTCGACACGTTCGAGGGCTTTGACGCCGCAGATGTTGCCATCGATGCCTCAAAGGTCGGCGCCAGCAATACTATCGGCCATTTCGGCGACACATCAATCGACCTAGTGCGAAGGAACATTTGCGGTGCTTCGACTCCGGACCGGCTCGTCTTATGCAAGGGATTTTTCCCCGAGACCTTCTCAGGCCTTGAGGATCGCCGCTGGTCCTTTGTCATGCTCGATGCTGATCTTTACGCGCCGATCAAGGCCGGCCTCGAGTTGTTCTGGCCACGCATGGTGCCGGGCGGGCTCATCCTGGTGCACGATTATTTAAGCGAGCATTACAAGGGATCGCGTATGGCCGTTGATGAGTTCTGCGGGCCGACCGGGATCATTCCCGCAGTCTGGCCGGACCGCGTCGGGACAGCCATTCTTGCAAAGCCACATATTACTTAA
- a CDS encoding DUF4038 domain-containing protein, translating into MGSLVLPRRASAEHSFSAAVTPAVTQGFPVALDATKTFFVDQNGEPCFGSGESPQLIVEALSNSDTLLYLNDRASRGINLLWMIVADNKDGNNPPLDSNGDAPFSGADFTNFNEPYWQHVDFVVQQCLARDMTILFMPFFVGITSAEGYHDSLLAASTARLQGYADFISTRYAAYPNIIWTLGGDADCQNATIYSQIDIFARRLKANDSNRLITMECFNSAGGTGGRVSSTAGTKVGLGSVPSWLDINWVYTLAPNAIADAQRAYDAGLPCMLGEDNYELENLGNGLTTQLQLRTEDYGSVLGGCVLGKLLGTGEWAFNQASTGFAVSSPSWQSQLNSQGIQTHQLAAKLFRSRAFHKLRPDTSNVVMTSGASRGAVCARTSDGQTVIAYLPNGNETVTIDMTKITDTGSQANCNWYNPQTGAVTNIGTFSTSGTRKFTSPDSNDWVLVADSEAAGLRAPGS; encoded by the coding sequence ATGGGTTCGCTGGTTCTGCCAAGAAGAGCCTCCGCAGAACACTCATTTTCTGCGGCAGTAACTCCCGCCGTCACGCAAGGTTTTCCCGTTGCACTGGACGCGACCAAGACATTCTTTGTAGATCAGAACGGCGAACCCTGTTTCGGATCAGGTGAATCACCGCAACTCATCGTCGAAGCGCTCTCCAACAGCGACACACTACTCTATCTGAACGATCGGGCTTCGCGTGGCATCAATCTGCTATGGATGATCGTCGCCGATAACAAAGACGGAAATAACCCGCCCCTTGACTCCAATGGGGATGCGCCTTTCAGCGGAGCAGACTTCACTAACTTCAATGAGCCTTATTGGCAGCACGTCGATTTCGTAGTGCAACAGTGTCTCGCTCGCGACATGACGATTTTGTTCATGCCTTTTTTTGTCGGGATCACGTCCGCAGAGGGCTACCACGATAGTCTATTGGCCGCTAGTACGGCGCGATTGCAAGGATACGCCGATTTCATCTCAACGCGTTACGCAGCATACCCAAACATCATCTGGACATTGGGCGGTGACGCTGATTGTCAGAACGCAACAATTTACTCGCAGATTGATATTTTTGCCCGCCGGTTGAAGGCGAACGATTCTAATCGCCTCATCACGATGGAATGCTTCAATTCGGCCGGCGGGACAGGTGGTCGCGTCTCAAGCACGGCGGGTACGAAAGTTGGCCTCGGTTCCGTTCCGTCATGGCTCGATATCAACTGGGTCTATACGCTAGCGCCTAATGCGATTGCGGATGCCCAGAGGGCCTATGACGCAGGGCTGCCTTGCATGTTGGGCGAGGACAATTATGAGCTGGAAAATCTCGGCAATGGTCTAACGACGCAATTGCAACTAAGAACGGAAGATTATGGATCTGTTCTCGGCGGCTGTGTTCTTGGAAAGCTTTTGGGGACCGGCGAATGGGCCTTCAATCAGGCCAGCACTGGCTTTGCGGTTTCAAGCCCTTCGTGGCAATCGCAGCTTAATTCACAGGGGATACAAACCCATCAACTAGCTGCAAAACTCTTTAGATCAAGGGCATTTCATAAGCTTAGGCCGGACACTTCTAATGTTGTGATGACATCGGGGGCATCACGTGGCGCAGTTTGCGCGCGAACGAGCGATGGGCAGACCGTCATTGCCTATCTACCAAACGGTAATGAAACGGTCACGATCGATATGACGAAGATTACGGACACTGGCAGTCAGGCGAATTGCAATTGGTACAATCCACAGACCGGCGCAGTCACTAATATCGGGACGTTCTCAACTTCAGGGACGAGGAAATTCACGTCTCCGGATTCGAATGATTGGGTTTTGGTCGCGGACTCCGAGGCCGCTGGCTTGAGGGCCCCGGGCTCTTAA
- a CDS encoding ABC transporter permease, producing MQELTIIENGRGDRNYWRDLWRFRELFRILAWRDVSIRYKQTVIGILWALIRPLVTMVIFTIIFGRIAKLPSEGSAPYALLVLAGMLPWTFFSSALSEASNSLINNERLITKVYFPRLIIPTASIVVAFLDLLIGFLILAAVMAWYQFAPTWRMLALPGFAVLAFFASMGPALWIASLNVKYRDFRYIIPFLVQLGLYVSPVGFSSNIVPGEWRVIYSMNPMVGVIDGFRWCILGEQSPLYLPGLATSLGCIAFLLWLGFSQFRKMEKSFADLI from the coding sequence ATGCAAGAGTTAACGATCATAGAGAACGGTCGAGGCGACCGCAATTACTGGCGGGATCTTTGGAGATTCCGCGAATTATTTCGAATTCTGGCTTGGCGCGATGTTTCGATCCGCTACAAGCAGACTGTAATTGGAATCCTGTGGGCGCTTATTCGTCCCCTAGTTACGATGGTAATCTTTACGATCATTTTTGGTCGGATCGCCAAACTGCCGTCGGAAGGATCTGCGCCATATGCTTTGCTCGTTCTGGCTGGTATGCTGCCATGGACCTTTTTCTCATCGGCCTTGTCAGAAGCATCTAATAGTCTCATCAACAACGAGAGATTGATTACAAAGGTCTACTTTCCGCGGCTCATCATTCCGACCGCAAGTATCGTGGTCGCTTTCCTGGATCTGTTGATCGGTTTTTTGATTCTTGCTGCCGTAATGGCCTGGTATCAGTTCGCTCCGACGTGGAGGATGTTGGCCCTGCCAGGGTTTGCGGTGCTCGCCTTTTTCGCAAGCATGGGGCCGGCGTTGTGGATCGCTTCTCTTAATGTCAAGTATCGTGACTTTCGATACATCATTCCCTTCCTTGTCCAACTCGGCCTCTATGTGTCACCCGTCGGGTTCAGTTCGAACATTGTCCCAGGGGAATGGCGCGTGATCTATTCGATGAATCCGATGGTAGGGGTAATTGACGGATTTCGATGGTGCATCCTGGGCGAGCAAAGCCCACTCTACCTGCCAGGGCTTGCCACGAGCCTCGGCTGCATCGCGTTTCTTCTTTGGCTGGGTTTTAGTCAGTTCAGAAAGATGGAAAAAAGCTTCGCAGACTTGATCTGA
- a CDS encoding glutamate-1-semialdehyde 2,1-aminomutase, with amino-acid sequence MNFETSARMQKQAHSLIPGGAHTYAKGDDQYPVLAPGFLTRGQGCHVWDVDDNEFIEYGMGLRAVTLGHGYQPVIEAAYRQMVLGSNFTRPATIELDCAEEFLNLVEGSDMIKFAKDGSDATTAAVRLSRAYTGRDLIARCADHPFFSVDDWFVGNTPMSAGIPTVVQALTLQFRYNDIDSLRLLFEQNPGRIACVIMEAATAIEPESNFLRSVQTLCRKEGAIFVLDEMITGFRWHIGGAQKVYGIQPDLSTFGKGMGNGFAVSALAGRKEIMELGGLHHDKERVFLLSTTHGAENHSLAAAIKTMQIYRDNGVIDYLCTQGEKLRTGINRAIESLGLNGYFEVLGRPSNLIYATYDQSRRPSQAFRSLFLQETIRRGLLMPSLVVSFSHADTDIDRTIDGVGEALRVYRKALEDGVEKYLVGRPVKPVFRKFN; translated from the coding sequence CTGAACTTCGAAACCTCCGCTCGAATGCAGAAGCAAGCCCATTCGCTTATTCCGGGCGGAGCGCACACCTATGCGAAAGGCGACGATCAGTATCCAGTCCTGGCACCCGGCTTCTTAACGCGGGGGCAGGGTTGTCACGTATGGGACGTCGACGACAACGAGTTCATCGAATACGGTATGGGACTGCGCGCTGTAACTCTCGGTCACGGCTACCAGCCAGTGATTGAGGCTGCTTATCGTCAGATGGTGCTCGGGAGCAATTTCACCCGCCCTGCCACAATCGAACTTGATTGCGCCGAGGAATTTCTAAACCTCGTTGAAGGTTCGGACATGATCAAATTCGCAAAAGACGGATCCGACGCGACTACTGCGGCTGTTCGGCTGTCGCGGGCCTACACAGGTCGTGATCTGATTGCCCGATGTGCGGATCACCCCTTTTTTTCTGTCGACGACTGGTTCGTCGGAAACACCCCGATGTCAGCGGGAATTCCAACGGTTGTTCAAGCTCTGACCCTACAGTTTCGCTACAATGATATCGACAGCCTGCGGCTATTGTTCGAGCAGAATCCTGGAAGGATTGCTTGCGTTATTATGGAAGCAGCCACGGCGATCGAACCCGAATCTAATTTTCTTCGTTCGGTTCAAACCCTGTGCAGAAAGGAAGGAGCGATATTTGTTCTCGACGAAATGATTACGGGCTTCCGATGGCATATTGGTGGTGCGCAAAAGGTCTATGGAATCCAGCCCGATCTATCCACCTTCGGTAAGGGCATGGGAAATGGATTCGCGGTTTCTGCGTTGGCAGGTCGAAAGGAAATAATGGAGCTCGGAGGTCTGCATCACGATAAGGAGCGTGTATTTTTGCTTTCCACGACCCACGGAGCCGAGAACCACTCGCTTGCGGCTGCAATTAAGACCATGCAAATTTATCGGGATAACGGGGTCATTGACTACCTCTGCACTCAGGGTGAGAAGTTGCGTACTGGTATCAATCGGGCCATCGAGTCGCTTGGCCTTAACGGGTATTTCGAGGTGCTGGGAAGGCCTTCTAATCTGATTTACGCGACGTATGACCAATCGAGGAGGCCATCGCAGGCGTTTCGATCGCTCTTTCTTCAGGAAACCATTCGGCGAGGATTGCTGATGCCCTCGTTGGTGGTTAGCTTTTCCCATGCCGATACTGATATTGATCGAACCATTGATGGAGTAGGGGAAGCACTGCGGGTTTACCGGAAAGCACTCGAAGATGGTGTCGAGAAATACCTTGTCGGACGTCCAGTTAAGCCGGTTTTTCGAAAATTTAATTGA
- a CDS encoding PQQ-binding-like beta-propeller repeat protein: MNDAKGLFDGKELFQTNCAGCHGHDARGGGHAPSLVTSNYSVGASDFALYKMLRDGIPGTAMQSLGLSVRERWEIVAFLRSLSRETDDAHRTIELPHVDVSWDMLKAARNLTDSWLVYSGGLDGWRHSPLREISPLNVSHLKLLWLHQFAGSREDSFEATPLVSSKTIFMTEPPNSVVAINAENGREIWRHTHPLPTDLPVCCGRVNRGVALLGGTLFVGTLDAHMLAIDAASGGVKWEVEVASPKDGFSITVAPLIVKNMVIVGVSGGEFGIRGFLAAYDAATGKEVWRFYTIPGPAEFGSESWKNNAWRSGGGPTWITGSYDPDLDLLYWGVGNPSPNYTSEVRPGDNLFTNSVVALNATTGKRAWHFQFTPHDEHDWDSNQTPVLADLMMDGVSRKVICWANRNGFYYVLDRADGTFLRGAPYVKVTWASGLDVHGRPILTSAAKVTKSGTLTWPWVGGGTNWLPPSFDQTTQTFLVHATEGSSIFTQSDGNEVRRGAGGLYVGSGSSAADVAVNVVKALDAASGALKWQHALPNANPEFSGTYSGILSTEGGVMFTTYAGTIFALEMATGRELWRAGLGGKTQATPISFTLNGAQVVAVTAGQALFLFGL; encoded by the coding sequence TTGAACGACGCGAAAGGCCTTTTCGATGGAAAGGAACTCTTCCAAACGAATTGTGCAGGTTGCCACGGACACGATGCGCGTGGTGGAGGTCATGCTCCCTCGCTCGTCACATCGAACTACAGCGTCGGGGCAAGCGATTTTGCTTTGTACAAGATGCTTCGCGACGGCATTCCTGGGACTGCGATGCAATCGCTGGGCCTATCGGTTAGAGAGCGTTGGGAAATCGTCGCATTTTTGCGCTCGCTGTCGCGTGAGACGGATGACGCACACCGGACCATAGAACTGCCGCACGTGGATGTCAGCTGGGACATGCTTAAAGCGGCAAGGAATCTAACCGACTCATGGTTAGTCTATTCAGGTGGGCTTGACGGCTGGCGCCATTCGCCCCTCCGAGAGATCTCGCCGCTCAACGTTTCTCATCTAAAACTGTTGTGGTTGCACCAATTTGCAGGCTCGCGCGAAGATTCGTTTGAGGCAACACCACTCGTCTCCAGCAAAACGATCTTCATGACCGAGCCGCCAAACAGCGTTGTGGCGATTAATGCGGAAAACGGGCGCGAGATTTGGCGCCACACCCACCCTCTGCCGACAGATCTTCCTGTTTGTTGTGGCCGCGTAAACCGGGGTGTCGCTTTGCTCGGTGGAACATTGTTCGTTGGAACACTCGACGCTCACATGTTGGCAATCGATGCAGCAAGCGGCGGCGTGAAATGGGAAGTTGAGGTTGCTTCTCCCAAGGATGGATTCTCGATTACGGTGGCGCCACTCATCGTAAAGAACATGGTCATAGTCGGGGTTTCCGGTGGCGAATTCGGCATACGCGGCTTTCTGGCGGCCTACGACGCTGCGACTGGCAAGGAAGTCTGGCGCTTTTATACCATTCCTGGTCCCGCTGAATTTGGCTCGGAAAGTTGGAAAAACAATGCATGGCGCAGCGGCGGGGGACCCACTTGGATAACAGGAAGCTATGATCCGGATCTCGACCTTCTCTACTGGGGCGTCGGTAATCCTTCCCCAAACTATACGAGTGAGGTGCGGCCCGGCGATAATCTGTTCACCAATAGCGTGGTCGCTCTCAATGCAACCACCGGAAAGCGGGCTTGGCATTTCCAGTTTACGCCGCATGACGAGCATGACTGGGATTCCAACCAGACCCCCGTGCTTGCCGATCTCATGATGGACGGCGTGTCCCGAAAGGTTATTTGTTGGGCCAATCGCAATGGCTTCTATTATGTGCTCGATCGCGCTGACGGTACTTTTCTAAGGGGCGCTCCTTATGTGAAGGTGACTTGGGCAAGCGGTCTCGACGTACATGGTCGGCCAATCCTGACGTCAGCTGCAAAAGTCACAAAATCGGGCACACTGACGTGGCCGTGGGTGGGAGGCGGCACTAATTGGCTTCCACCGTCTTTCGATCAAACGACTCAAACTTTCCTCGTGCATGCCACAGAGGGCTCGTCGATCTTCACTCAGTCGGATGGCAACGAAGTCAGGCGCGGAGCAGGCGGCCTCTATGTCGGAAGCGGGTCATCCGCGGCCGACGTGGCCGTCAATGTAGTGAAAGCGCTCGATGCGGCTTCCGGTGCCTTGAAATGGCAGCATGCCCTTCCCAACGCTAACCCGGAATTTTCTGGCACTTATAGCGGTATTCTTTCGACTGAAGGTGGGGTGATGTTTACCACTTATGCCGGAACAATTTTCGCGCTCGAGATGGCGACAGGCAGAGAACTTTGGCGAGCGGGGTTAGGAGGTAAGACTCAGGCCACCCCAATCAGTTTCACTCTTAATGGCGCTCAGGTCGTCGCCGTCACAGCCGGCCAGGCGCTATTCTTATTTGGATTGTGA
- a CDS encoding class I SAM-dependent methyltransferase codes for MNKVGGCKSCRFCGGSLFDFVDLGMSPLCESFVPEDRLNIAERFYPLAAFVCGSCFLVQLEEYVAPEEIFSEYAYFSGFSDAWLKHAERYVEMIAEKLCLGRASKVVEIGSNDGYLLQYFVKKGISVLGVEPAINVAAAARQRGVETLTRFFGAGVARELAGAGTKADLIVANNVMAQVPELNSFVEGIGILLEPDGVCTVEFPHLLRTILGNQFDQIYHEHFSYFSALTVRKIFEAHGLRIFDIEELWTHGGSLRLYACRADSAKYPTQSSVSRIIQQEREAGLDRVDAYARFAHQVRDTKRKILTFLIEAKNAGKSIAGYGAPGKGNTLLNYCGVRTDFIDYTVDRNPYKQGMYLPGTRIPIYAPDKIAATRPDYVMILPWNLREEIAGQLGYVRDWGAKFVVPIPEVTVF; via the coding sequence TTGAACAAGGTTGGCGGTTGCAAAAGTTGCCGTTTCTGCGGTGGCTCACTCTTTGACTTTGTCGATCTCGGCATGTCCCCGCTTTGTGAGAGCTTTGTCCCGGAAGATCGTCTCAACATAGCGGAGCGCTTCTATCCCCTTGCGGCTTTCGTATGTGGGTCCTGCTTCCTGGTCCAATTGGAGGAGTATGTCGCTCCGGAAGAGATTTTCTCCGAATACGCCTACTTTTCAGGGTTTTCAGACGCGTGGCTGAAGCATGCAGAGCGCTATGTGGAAATGATCGCTGAAAAGCTGTGCCTCGGTCGTGCAAGCAAAGTGGTCGAAATCGGCAGTAACGACGGTTATTTACTTCAGTATTTTGTGAAAAAGGGAATTTCGGTTCTGGGCGTTGAGCCTGCAATCAACGTAGCTGCTGCGGCACGCCAGCGAGGAGTGGAAACGTTAACCAGATTTTTCGGCGCCGGCGTGGCAAGGGAACTGGCAGGCGCGGGGACGAAAGCAGATCTGATTGTTGCGAACAATGTGATGGCACAGGTACCTGAACTCAATTCCTTCGTCGAAGGTATAGGTATTCTTTTAGAGCCTGATGGAGTGTGCACAGTTGAATTTCCACACCTGCTGAGAACCATTTTAGGAAATCAGTTTGATCAGATTTACCATGAGCATTTTTCTTACTTCTCGGCACTTACAGTCCGGAAGATTTTCGAGGCGCATGGATTACGGATTTTCGACATCGAGGAGTTATGGACGCATGGCGGCTCGCTACGCCTGTATGCGTGCCGTGCAGATAGTGCGAAGTATCCAACGCAAAGTTCTGTTTCCCGCATAATCCAGCAAGAGCGCGAAGCTGGTCTTGATCGTGTTGATGCGTACGCTCGTTTTGCGCATCAGGTTCGCGATACCAAGCGGAAGATCTTGACCTTCTTGATCGAAGCGAAGAACGCTGGCAAGTCGATCGCTGGCTATGGTGCACCCGGCAAAGGCAACACGCTACTTAACTATTGCGGGGTACGCACTGATTTCATCGATTACACGGTTGACCGAAATCCGTATAAGCAGGGCATGTACTTGCCGGGGACGCGGATTCCGATTTACGCGCCCGACAAGATCGCGGCTACCAGGCCAGATTATGTGATGATATTGCCCTGGAATTTGCGAGAGGAAATTGCAGGTCAGCTGGGCTATGTCCGAGACTGGGGTGCTAAGTTTGTGGTGCCAATCCCTGAAGTCACGGTATTCTAG
- a CDS encoding polysaccharide pyruvyl transferase family protein — translation MRTRPKHIALFGNFGSNNLGNEASLKAMLDFIRRARPHTKVTCVCYGPDRARAEHDVPAIPIKLALPEIWWFAIVNRLLAGLPLRLTDFVRALYLARKFDLFIVPGTGILDDFSERWQGLPFDLFKWSVAAKLNRRPFALVSVGAGPIHHPVSRWLMVLAARLAIYRSYRDDISKNFVRTVGLLTQDDLVFPDLVFNLRAPNSPHSGIQNGRSPVIGVGVMDYYGWDSGSKRRSQIHETYVGGLTQFICWLLEHGYRVRLLLGELSDKQSFDEVVQRVTLQCGSRAAALLLAEPAHSLEDLMYQIGETELIVATRFHNIVAALMMGRSAISVGYADKNSVLLAEVGLGAFCQTIEEFDAERLIAQFEEVFHGRDQFSDRIRNAMPEFRRRLERQEAYLLENLL, via the coding sequence ATGCGTACTAGACCCAAGCATATTGCTCTTTTCGGAAATTTCGGGTCAAACAACCTAGGGAATGAAGCGTCGTTGAAGGCGATGCTTGATTTTATCCGTCGCGCCCGACCGCATACCAAGGTGACCTGCGTTTGTTATGGCCCTGACCGCGCTCGGGCAGAACACGACGTGCCGGCGATACCAATCAAGTTGGCACTTCCTGAGATTTGGTGGTTTGCGATTGTTAACCGCTTGCTCGCCGGTCTGCCCCTCCGATTGACGGATTTTGTGCGCGCTTTGTATTTGGCGCGAAAATTCGACTTGTTCATCGTTCCAGGTACCGGGATCTTGGATGACTTTAGCGAGCGATGGCAAGGGCTGCCTTTTGATCTCTTCAAGTGGAGCGTTGCAGCGAAGTTGAATAGACGTCCATTTGCACTCGTCAGTGTCGGTGCAGGACCGATACATCATCCGGTTAGTCGGTGGCTTATGGTTCTTGCGGCGCGGCTGGCAATCTATCGATCGTATCGCGACGATATCTCTAAAAATTTCGTGCGAACGGTAGGCCTTCTGACGCAAGATGATCTAGTGTTTCCAGACCTCGTATTCAATTTACGCGCTCCCAATTCTCCGCACAGCGGGATACAAAACGGCAGATCACCGGTGATCGGCGTTGGCGTCATGGACTACTACGGCTGGGATTCCGGCTCAAAGCGCCGGTCGCAAATTCACGAGACATATGTTGGTGGACTGACGCAATTCATTTGCTGGTTGCTTGAACATGGCTACCGCGTGCGCCTTCTTTTGGGAGAGTTGTCCGATAAGCAAAGCTTCGACGAAGTGGTGCAGCGAGTAACCTTGCAATGTGGTTCTCGGGCTGCTGCGCTTCTGCTTGCGGAGCCGGCCCATTCCCTGGAGGATCTCATGTACCAGATAGGGGAAACTGAGCTAATCGTTGCAACGAGATTTCATAACATCGTGGCCGCACTAATGATGGGAAGATCGGCCATTTCGGTTGGATACGCCGATAAAAATAGTGTGTTGCTTGCGGAAGTAGGCCTTGGCGCTTTTTGTCAGACTATTGAGGAGTTCGATGCAGAGCGTCTGATTGCGCAATTTGAAGAGGTTTTCCACGGACGAGATCAGTTCAGCGACAGAATTCGTAACGCAATGCCGGAATTTCGAAGGCGCCTAGAGAGACAAGAGGCATATCTTCTGGAGAACTTACTTTGA
- a CDS encoding PIG-L deacetylase family protein has translation MLHLDFSRRKSTTFNLLCLGAHSDDIEIGCGGFILRLINETPNLSIRWIVFSGSGERAVEARESAAAFLKNIKASQVEVLNFRDGYFPFQGAEIKDVFEALKRDFDPSVVLTHRMEDAHQDHRILSELAYNTFRNHMILEYEIPKYDGDLGNPNFFAPLTKALLGRKIDLILAHFRTQHGRAWFTKETFEGLARLRGIGCNAPEGFAEAFHARKIVV, from the coding sequence ATGCTTCATCTTGATTTCTCGCGCCGAAAGTCGACGACATTTAATCTTCTCTGTCTGGGCGCGCACTCTGACGATATCGAAATTGGCTGCGGGGGGTTCATTCTTCGTCTGATCAACGAAACCCCTAATCTATCAATCCGATGGATCGTGTTCAGCGGCAGCGGCGAAAGAGCTGTTGAAGCACGCGAGAGCGCAGCCGCCTTCCTGAAGAACATAAAAGCCAGTCAGGTTGAAGTTCTTAATTTCAGGGATGGTTATTTTCCCTTTCAGGGAGCGGAGATCAAAGATGTATTCGAGGCACTGAAGCGCGACTTCGATCCATCCGTGGTACTAACGCATCGGATGGAAGATGCCCATCAGGATCATCGAATTCTCTCCGAGCTCGCCTACAACACGTTTCGTAACCACATGATTCTCGAATACGAAATCCCGAAATACGATGGGGATCTTGGGAATCCGAACTTCTTCGCGCCGCTAACGAAGGCTTTGCTCGGCCGCAAGATCGATCTTATTCTAGCGCATTTTCGTACTCAACACGGGCGAGCCTGGTTCACAAAAGAGACGTTCGAGGGCTTGGCCCGGTTGCGCGGCATTGGTTGTAACGCTCCGGAAGGATTCGCCGAGGCTTTCCATGCGAGAAAGATTGTAGTTTAG
- a CDS encoding ABC transporter ATP-binding protein — MSDTIISVENLSKRYLVGHLSAEREKYTALRDVAGREVRNLVRKTVNVIRGQQVVQGDDVEEIWALKDLSFDVQRGEAIGIIGNNGAGKSTLLKILSRITEPTDGRISLRGRVASLLEVGTGFHNELTGRENIFLNGAILGMTQKEIRKKFDEIVAFAEVERFLDTPVKRYSSGMYVRLAFAVAAHLEPEILVVDEVLAVGDTAFQKKCLGKLGGIGQAGRTVLFVSHNMPAIINLCQKAIVLNRGQMTFQGDAKSAVDFYISASNADTDEHSHVVDLRSNGGRRASYGPWLQKLELYDGDGRPLKGDLPIAGALQCHVEFELPQATDRFDPRLNFVDLYGQVIFAARASYEKNRDWGVRSGVQRMICEIPALPLVPGEYRIDVALVVNDTVVMDYIDSAYRLRILETDFYGTGQIASLGVFVQKHHWRM; from the coding sequence ATGTCCGACACGATCATTTCAGTCGAAAATCTGTCAAAGCGCTACTTGGTCGGACATCTGTCGGCTGAGCGGGAGAAGTACACGGCTTTGCGTGATGTTGCTGGTCGCGAGGTTCGGAATCTGGTTCGTAAGACCGTCAACGTCATTCGTGGACAACAGGTGGTCCAAGGTGATGATGTCGAAGAGATCTGGGCGCTTAAAGATCTTAGTTTCGATGTGCAACGAGGTGAAGCCATCGGGATCATAGGAAACAATGGAGCCGGCAAGAGCACATTACTTAAGATTTTGAGTCGCATTACCGAACCCACTGACGGGCGCATCAGTCTGCGCGGGCGGGTCGCAAGCCTGCTCGAAGTGGGTACGGGGTTTCACAACGAATTAACTGGTCGCGAAAATATTTTCCTGAACGGCGCTATATTGGGTATGACCCAGAAGGAAATCCGCAAAAAGTTCGATGAGATCGTAGCATTTGCCGAAGTCGAGCGATTCCTTGACACGCCTGTAAAGCGATATTCGTCAGGCATGTATGTTCGTCTGGCGTTTGCAGTCGCCGCTCATCTGGAGCCGGAGATTCTGGTCGTAGATGAGGTGCTGGCGGTTGGTGATACGGCGTTTCAAAAAAAGTGTCTCGGAAAACTGGGTGGCATCGGACAGGCCGGAAGGACTGTTTTGTTTGTTTCGCACAATATGCCGGCGATCATAAATCTATGCCAGAAGGCCATCGTTCTGAATCGGGGACAAATGACGTTCCAGGGAGACGCAAAGAGCGCTGTAGATTTTTATATCAGTGCATCCAACGCCGATACCGACGAACACTCCCATGTTGTGGATTTGCGCTCGAACGGTGGTCGGCGTGCATCATATGGGCCCTGGCTCCAAAAACTTGAACTATACGATGGAGATGGCCGACCTCTGAAGGGTGATCTGCCTATTGCGGGTGCGTTACAGTGCCATGTTGAATTTGAACTACCCCAAGCCACCGATCGGTTTGATCCCCGATTGAATTTCGTTGATCTCTACGGGCAAGTCATTTTTGCTGCTCGCGCTAGCTATGAGAAGAATCGAGATTGGGGGGTCCGCTCCGGCGTCCAGCGAATGATATGCGAGATCCCAGCATTGCCTCTGGTACCTGGGGAATATCGCATTGACGTCGCGCTTGTCGTCAATGACACGGTTGTGATGGACTATATCGACAGTGCTTATCGTTTACGAATTTTGGAAACTGATTTCTACGGAACTGGCCAGATAGCGTCGCTCGGAGTCTTCGTACAAAAACACCATTGGCGAATGTGA